The following is a genomic window from Litorimonas taeanensis.
TTAGATGTATTTCGTAAGGTACACACCCCACGGCAGTCGTTTTTGACGTCCGGCCAGTATTTTACGCCTTCACCGCCTATGGGTCGTGTGCGGATATAGATGCCACATCACATACCAAAGCCGCAAAGCCTTATGGCCCCGGAACGAAAGGCTCTTGGTCAAAGGTCCGTCAAAACCCAGTCCCAGTCCACCCAACTGTCCTCTGTGCCAAAACCTGACGCGTTCCTGTCCAAAGCCCAGAAGAACAGCCTTAAATTATGTCAGCATCAGGGGGTGAGGATACGATAGTGAAAATATACGGTATAACATGAATTGGCGTGCTTAAGAGTGAGGAAATATTTATGAGTGAGGGAATATAGCGAGGAACTTAATGCACGAGGCGCATGCCACAATATTATGGGCACTATATTATATGTCTGTGCTTTGAAATGTTGTCGGGGCTTTGGAATGTAGTCGGGGCTTTGTAATGTAGTTGGGTCAAGGGGAGATAGGTTTAGACTGTTGTTACCCCTTTATTATATCGCCTTCAAAATTCTTGCTCCTCGAAGCGTCTCTGTCTAGAAACTTATATCGGGCTTTCGCCCATAATTATCATTCGAGGGAATAATGGCTGACTTGCTAACGATTGAATCTTTGTTCACGCTTTTTATGCTGGTTTTACTCCAAGCTGTGTTGGGCTTTGACAACCTACTTTATATTGCGATTGAGAGTAACAAGGTCGGGGATCCAAATGAAGCCAAGAAAGTCCGCAAATGGGGCATTGGTATTGCTGTCGTTTTTCGCATCTTGCTATTATTCATCATCGTCTCCGTCTTTAGCTATTTGGCAGAGCCAATATTCGCGGTGCCATTTGAGAACATCTTAGAGGGCGAATTTACCGTACAGGCTTTGGTGACCTTATTGGGCGGGGGCTTCATCATTTATACGGCAGTGAAAGAGATACATCACCTTCTGGCAGTAGACCATATTGAGCATTCAGAAGGGTCTGGCCGCCGCACAATGATGGGGGCGATTGCGCTCATCGTGGCCATGAACTTAGTCTTTTCTGTCGATTCTATTTTGTCAGCTATGGCGATTGCTAGTGTGGACGCCGCAAATATCGTTAACGCCGCCGGTGAAACGCTGGGCGTGTTCCAAGGCAGTGTGGTCGAATGTAAGGCGGCCTTAATTGCGGATCCTATGGCAGGGGCCGTTGGGTGCGAACCAACACGAAGCTATCAAGTGCCGCTCATGGTCATTGCCATTGTTCTTTCGGGTCTGGCGATGATTCTGTTGGCTGACAGAGTCACAGAGTTTTTGAAAAAGAATCGGATGTATGAAGTGCTTGGCCTTTT
Proteins encoded in this region:
- a CDS encoding TerC family protein; the protein is MADLLTIESLFTLFMLVLLQAVLGFDNLLYIAIESNKVGDPNEAKKVRKWGIGIAVVFRILLLFIIVSVFSYLAEPIFAVPFENILEGEFTVQALVTLLGGGFIIYTAVKEIHHLLAVDHIEHSEGSGRRTMMGAIALIVAMNLVFSVDSILSAMAIASVDAANIVNAAGETLGVFQGSVVECKAALIADPMAGAVGCEPTRSYQVPLMVIAIVLSGLAMILLADRVTEFLKKNRMYEVLGLFILFLVGVLLVTEGAHLAHLKIFGFAIDAMSKSSFYLVVGVLIITDVLSNRYQKRLWAQREAEIVGTNPAKDGLAAVDAFKAKGKGGSH